CATCTGAGCAGCGAGCACATCCATTTCCTGACGATGATTCGTTCCTCAAGCGGCTTTATGCTGAATCTCCTCAATGACCTTCTTGACATAGCAAAGATTGAAGCAGGCAGGATGGGACTGAATATCACGCCCGTCAACCTGGAGACCCTTATTGAAAAAACCCTGGCTTTCCAGCGATTTCAGGCCCGTAAGAAGCGTGTCGAACTGGTTTTTTCCTGCTACGAACAGCACCCCATGGTACTCGCCGACAGCCTCAAGATTGAGCAGGTACTCCAGAATCTGCTGACCAACGCCATCAAGTTTTCTCCCCCGGAAGGGAAGGTCACCGTCAATCTCTTTGGCAGCCAGGGACACCTGACGGTTGCAGTAACAGACCAAGGGCCAGGAATACCCGCAGATCAACTATCCAATATATTCAAGCCTTTTTCCCGCGATGTCCCCCCCGCTCCTGAAGGAGAAAAGGGTACGGGACTTGGACTCTCGATAGTACAGAAAATTATCCTGGCGCATCGGGGCAGTATCTGGGTGGAAAGCAAACCGGGAGAAGGAACGTCATTCCTTTTCGCACTGCAGGCGCAACCACACGAAGATGCCCCGACAACCCAATAGCCTGCTTGCCGGAATACCCTCCAGCAGCTGGCTCAAAATCAATTACCGCCGCATACGAGGTCATTGTGAAAAACCAGATGAACGCGCACGACTTACTGCAAGCAGCCAGACATATTCCGCCCCCATCGCAAGCCAGCGCTGAAGAGTACGCCAGTCTCTGCGAGATTCTTTCAGCCAGCGTGACCCGCTCCATGCTGAACTCTCCTCACATCGCGGAGCTGATCGGAGGCTCGGCACATCAGGATATGATGGCTGAAAACCATCGCAATCATGGGCTGTTTCTCTGTGTTCTCTTACGCCACTATCAGGCAGAGTACCTGGTAGACACTGTACTCTGGGTATACCGCGCTTATATGAGCCATGGATTCCAGCGCCTCTACTGGCAGGTGCAGCTGGAAACCTGGCAGAACATCCTACAGGAACACCTCAGCGACAAGGCATATCGAGAGATTTCCCCCATATACCAGTTCCTGCTGCATCACCAGGACGATTTCGCCCGACTGAGCCAGGAAGTGCATCAGGAAAGTACCAACTTCCACCGGGAGTTTCCAATCTGACACCCTCCTGTCTACCACCCCAGGGTGAATTGTCACTGCCTGGGCAAACACGCAACCATGAACACTCAAGGAGTACACCTGATGCCCGCAATACCTGAACCCGGAGACAGCACACTGCCT
This portion of the Desulfurispirillum indicum S5 genome encodes:
- a CDS encoding PAS domain-containing sensor histidine kinase, whose translation is MKHDIGTPLLHHIMERSAMAVLVLDREGRILETNSYAKSLVGRDILRLFLSEVILDFSSTFCLKSCLQNSKDSYLLNLPSIDGLAHTLYFRFYEEAEYILAIGEQHHEEINLLRKNMIDLNHELGNANRDLQKKHAELEKLNELKNQFLGMAAHDLRNPIGTIMTLSDFLLEEAFEHLSSEHIHFLTMIRSSSGFMLNLLNDLLDIAKIEAGRMGLNITPVNLETLIEKTLAFQRFQARKKRVELVFSCYEQHPMVLADSLKIEQVLQNLLTNAIKFSPPEGKVTVNLFGSQGHLTVAVTDQGPGIPADQLSNIFKPFSRDVPPAPEGEKGTGLGLSIVQKIILAHRGSIWVESKPGEGTSFLFALQAQPHEDAPTTQ